From Methanotorris formicicus Mc-S-70:
GAAAAATTTGAAGTTTTAAAGACACTTTCCCCCATATATTTAAAAACACTGGTTAACACTGAAAAAGGGAAAAAGATCTATGACTTATTACCAAACAATTCAAAGTTCTACGAAAACTTAAAAAAGAACTTAAAGAGAAAGTATGAAATGTTTCATAATAAAAAATGTGATTTGGATTTTGAATTTGAAGTTTTGAACCATAGACCAAAGAGGATGGGGATTAAAAATACCTACCATAAATGTTCTGAAATGGTGTTTAGGATTTGGGGGGATTATGAGTTAATAAAGTTTGGTTATGATTGTGGATTTGGGGAGAAAAATTCCATGGGTTTTGGAATGGTAGTAAATATATAATTTGTGGTTATTATGATTATAAAAAACAAATTTCAGATAAATTGGTGATATGGTGTATAAAATTGCCGTTGTTGGAGGAGGGCCATCTGGAAGAATATCCTCTATGGAATTGGCTAAGAAAGGTTTTGATGTGGAACTTTATGAAAAAGACAAAATTGGGGGGACATGCTTAAACTATGGTTGCACTTACATAACAGGCCTTAGGGAGATGGCGGATATTATTGAGAACCTCAATGTCCTAAAAAATGAAAAAATAAAATTGGAGGATATAATTTCATTTAAAGAATTGCAAAAGAAAATATCCAAGATTCAAGATAAAATAAGGGATAAATTAAAGAGAGAAACCGAAGATGCAGGAGTATCAATAAAAAATGAAGAGTTTAAAGAAGAATATGAAAAAGATTATGATTATGTTGTATATGCTACTGGAAGGAAAATCTCTAATCCATACGATGAAGGATTTTTGACATACAAAGATATTCCATTACTAAAAGAACTTCCAGAGAGAGTTTTAATTGTTGGAGGGAGTGTGGTTGCTGCTG
This genomic window contains:
- the cas6 gene encoding CRISPR-associated endoribonuclease Cas6, whose protein sequence is MRIELKLETEAFTTIPYNHQYYLASALYNKIHSSNPEYANKLHNYQKFKFFTFSLLQIRKRMIKREGIETVDGKVNLYISSPSAEFLENFIGGLLEDGVLKVESIEFFVKKAKMLPTPEKFEVLKTLSPIYLKTLVNTEKGKKIYDLLPNNSKFYENLKKNLKRKYEMFHNKKCDLDFEFEVLNHRPKRMGIKNTYHKCSEMVFRIWGDYELIKFGYDCGFGEKNSMGFGMVVNI